One Williamwhitmania sp. DNA segment encodes these proteins:
- a CDS encoding histidine phosphatase family protein, with protein sequence MKQLILVRHGKASVSEEAFEDVDRPLKLRGIKDSLAIAKTLKEKNITPTQIISSHAARACHTATIFAECLHYPLESLSLTSKLYSANLKDILDLIHQTEDKISVLLLVGHNPTFTYATNEFLKDPIYDLPTAGVAILNFSAEGWQSISRKSLSSSEFVFPKKD encoded by the coding sequence ATGAAACAACTCATACTGGTTCGCCATGGTAAGGCATCTGTGTCCGAGGAAGCCTTCGAAGACGTTGACCGTCCTTTAAAATTACGTGGCATAAAAGATTCGCTTGCAATTGCAAAAACGCTCAAAGAGAAGAACATAACTCCAACACAGATTATTAGCAGCCATGCGGCACGGGCATGTCACACTGCCACCATTTTTGCAGAATGCCTGCATTACCCACTAGAGTCGCTCTCCCTTACCTCAAAGCTTTACAGTGCCAATCTTAAGGATATCTTGGACTTGATTCATCAAACGGAAGATAAAATTTCGGTACTCCTACTTGTAGGCCACAATCCCACATTTACTTATGCAACAAACGAGTTTCTCAAAGATCCAATTTACGATTTACCAACAGCTGGCGTAGCTATCCTCAACTTTAGCGCTGAGGGATGGCAGTCCATTTCCAGAAAAAGTTTAAGCAGTTCTGAGTTCGTTTTTCCAAAGAAAGATTAG